A stretch of Corallococcus soli DNA encodes these proteins:
- the hrcA gene encoding heat-inducible transcriptional repressor HrcA yields the protein MPDELGEREKEVLRAVVQEYITTGGPVGSQQLTRRGEFEVSSATMRNVLADLEALGFLEKPHTSAGRVPTDRGYRFYVDTLVKLRDPAPRDRELIHAGLVHESNLDDILSEASRVLHSLTRHAGVVLTPRPDAAVFQRIEFLRLREDRVLAILVGQNGQVHNKALTVDFPVTSDELIKASNYLSELLHQVPLEEARERIRAEMDQDQALYNALTAKALRLGAAATALQTPERVLIEGTGSFLEQPEFADVERIRALFRALDEKHKLLHLLDRVQRTKEMHVFIGAESEFSAAGDVTVIASPYGTAEAVLGTVGVIGPTRMDYRRVIPLVNFTAQVLSSVLEKV from the coding sequence ATGCCCGACGAGCTGGGTGAGCGCGAGAAGGAAGTCCTCCGTGCCGTGGTGCAGGAGTACATCACCACGGGCGGCCCCGTCGGCAGTCAGCAGCTGACGCGACGGGGGGAGTTCGAGGTCTCCTCCGCCACGATGCGCAACGTCCTCGCGGACCTGGAGGCCCTGGGCTTCCTGGAGAAGCCCCACACGTCCGCCGGACGCGTGCCCACCGACCGGGGCTACCGCTTCTACGTGGACACGTTGGTGAAGCTGCGCGACCCCGCGCCGCGCGACCGCGAGCTCATCCACGCGGGGCTCGTGCACGAGTCCAACCTGGACGACATCCTGTCGGAGGCCAGCCGCGTGCTGCACTCGCTCACGCGCCACGCGGGCGTCGTCCTCACGCCCCGCCCCGACGCGGCCGTGTTCCAGCGCATCGAATTCCTGCGCCTGCGCGAGGACCGGGTGCTCGCCATCCTCGTCGGGCAGAACGGCCAGGTGCACAACAAGGCCCTCACCGTGGACTTCCCGGTGACGTCCGACGAGCTCATCAAGGCCAGCAACTACCTGTCCGAGCTGCTCCACCAGGTGCCCCTGGAAGAGGCGCGCGAGCGCATCCGCGCGGAGATGGACCAGGACCAGGCGCTCTACAACGCGCTCACCGCCAAGGCCCTGCGCCTGGGCGCGGCGGCCACCGCCCTCCAGACGCCCGAGCGGGTGCTCATCGAGGGCACGGGTTCGTTCCTGGAGCAGCCGGAGTTCGCGGACGTGGAGCGCATCCGCGCGCTGTTCCGCGCCCTGGATGAGAAGCACAAGCTGCTGCACCTGCTGGACCGCGTGCAGCGCACCAAGGAGATGCACGTCTTCATCGGCGCGGAGAGCGAGTTCTCCGCCGCCGGCGACGTCACCGTCATCGCCAGCCCCTACGGCACCGCCGAAGCGGTGCTGGGCACGGTGGGCGTCATCGGGCCCACGCGCATGGACTACCGGCGCGTGATTCCCCTGGTGAACTTCACCGCGCAGGTGCTCTCCAGCGTGCTGGAGAAGGTGTAG
- the yedA gene encoding drug/metabolite exporter YedA produces the protein MSTSPAPMSSMPASVARPEASEQAPHRGWLLFSLFALYVIWGSTYLAMRFALTGFPPFRMAGLRFLLAGGMLFVGLRLRGQPVPGARQWGAGAATGFLLLVVGNGGIAFAQNLGVPSGVAALVVGSMPLWAAIFGAAFGQRPGRAELAGLVLGFAGVALLNLGGDMGGGGAAALALLVAPLSWAFGSVWGRRLPMPVGLMAPATQMLCAGVMMLGVSAVLGERMVGTPPLRAVVSFVYLVLFGSLVAFSAYAYLLRNARPALATSYAYVNPAVAVLLGVVFAGETLGPLTWGAMAAILFSVMLLARGKR, from the coding sequence GTGTCCACCTCTCCCGCCCCCATGTCGAGCATGCCCGCGTCCGTCGCGCGGCCTGAAGCCTCCGAGCAGGCGCCCCACCGGGGCTGGCTGCTCTTCAGCCTCTTCGCGCTCTACGTCATCTGGGGGTCCACCTACCTGGCGATGCGGTTCGCGCTGACGGGCTTTCCGCCCTTCCGGATGGCGGGCCTGCGCTTCCTGCTGGCGGGGGGGATGCTGTTCGTGGGGTTGCGGCTGCGAGGCCAGCCGGTGCCGGGAGCGCGGCAGTGGGGCGCGGGGGCGGCGACGGGCTTCCTGTTGCTGGTGGTGGGCAACGGGGGCATCGCGTTCGCGCAGAACCTGGGGGTGCCGTCGGGGGTGGCGGCGCTGGTGGTGGGCAGCATGCCGCTGTGGGCGGCCATCTTCGGCGCGGCCTTCGGGCAGCGGCCGGGGCGCGCGGAGCTGGCGGGGCTGGTGCTGGGCTTCGCGGGTGTGGCGCTGCTCAACCTGGGTGGGGACATGGGCGGCGGCGGCGCGGCGGCGTTGGCCCTGCTGGTGGCGCCGCTGAGCTGGGCGTTCGGTTCGGTGTGGGGCCGGCGGCTGCCCATGCCCGTGGGACTGATGGCGCCAGCGACGCAGATGTTGTGCGCGGGCGTGATGATGCTGGGCGTGAGCGCGGTGCTGGGCGAGCGGATGGTGGGCACGCCGCCGCTGCGCGCGGTGGTGTCGTTCGTGTATCTGGTGCTCTTTGGTTCGCTGGTGGCGTTCAGCGCGTATGCCTATCTGCTGCGCAACGCGAGGCCGGCCCTGGCCACCAGCTATGCGTATGTGAATCCGGCGGTGGCTGTGCTGCTGGGCGTGGTGTTCGCGGGAGAGACGCTGGGCCCGCTGACGTGGGGCGCGATGGCCGCCATTCTCTTCTCGGTGATGCTGCTGGCTCGCGGCAAGCGCTGA
- a CDS encoding type VI immunity family protein: MRENLPIIQLQDRGGWPVARDGVVISFFIHRDHAQVASAVWRALQLYLQAIPPKTLNWYVSDEGDFVEFDDKAWERQRQLLLERPWDGTCRLELSESPSEVGGYQFEYYGRKLDSPLWKNPATAVAFTFPTEYLLEHGPDHLRALAFKLAWELPFSFGYASLAVVSPQGSWGNSDWDMLDSLRDRYLGLDLYHLEDTSDVIGTHARSAAWLTFLGQPLLGQLGGIKGLRRALPFPEVSLLPLDSQRLLIALGEWPAVIDIEKEGIPPQYRALALKLEPFRFEEPARWPQRHPYSWLRRISR; encoded by the coding sequence ATGAGAGAGAACCTTCCCATCATCCAACTTCAGGACAGGGGCGGATGGCCTGTGGCACGGGACGGTGTCGTGATCTCCTTCTTCATCCACCGGGACCACGCGCAGGTCGCCTCCGCAGTATGGCGCGCCTTGCAACTCTACCTTCAGGCCATCCCACCCAAGACCCTGAACTGGTACGTGTCGGACGAAGGCGACTTTGTCGAGTTCGATGACAAAGCGTGGGAGCGCCAGCGGCAGTTGCTGCTTGAACGCCCCTGGGATGGCACCTGTCGCCTCGAACTCTCGGAAAGTCCCAGCGAAGTCGGTGGCTACCAGTTCGAATACTACGGCCGGAAACTCGATAGCCCACTCTGGAAAAACCCTGCCACCGCAGTGGCCTTCACGTTCCCCACCGAGTACCTGCTGGAGCACGGCCCGGACCACCTGCGCGCCTTGGCCTTCAAGCTCGCGTGGGAGCTACCCTTCAGCTTCGGCTACGCAAGCCTCGCCGTCGTCTCTCCGCAGGGATCATGGGGCAATTCGGATTGGGACATGCTCGACTCGCTCCGGGATCGCTACCTGGGCCTGGACCTCTACCATCTGGAGGACACCAGCGACGTCATCGGCACCCACGCCCGGAGCGCCGCCTGGCTCACCTTCCTGGGCCAACCCCTGCTCGGTCAACTCGGCGGCATCAAGGGCCTCCGGCGCGCACTCCCCTTCCCGGAGGTCTCGCTCCTCCCGCTGGACAGCCAGCGCCTGTTGATTGCCCTGGGCGAATGGCCCGCGGTCATCGACATCGAGAAGGAAGGCATCCCGCCCCAGTACCGGGCGCTGGCGCTCAAGCTGGAGCCCTTCCGTTTCGAGGAGCCCGCAAGGTGGCCCCAACGCCACCCTTATTCATGGCTCAGGCGAATCAGCCGGTGA
- a CDS encoding sulfatase-like hydrolase/transferase yields the protein MATRPNILVLTVDQLQFPRFAYGPDGGFLPGIKDILGFVDEGGEDNPFRKFFPGFAALQKNAAVFRNHTIAASACTPSRSVIYTGQYGTRTGVTQTDGLFKSGDAAAFPWLAPDGIPTLGHWFQKAGYHTHYFGKWHVSNPPEHSLRRYGFDDWELSYPEPHGASVNNLGAFRDVGFADLACDFLRRMALGQPYNRALAEQSYAAPRGAAPDGEAQPWLAVASFTNPHDIATYPILPRQLDPDSTRLGPLKVPAEGSRSIKPVAGTFTVPLNPLGFPQENARVPTNLRDTLANKPSCQRDYAYKMGLALASKTGLTLHQAKEGIDPVAVTLNSGIPFQLTADPEEAALRFQQYYAWLIHLVDGHIARVLQTLDDSGLRENTLVVFLSDHGEYGAAHGYLMEKWHASYQEALHVPLVVQFPQAQETRQIEALTSHVDIVPTLLGLAGIPHEEVAAIRTDLRLHRPVPPFVGADLSPLARGESQTVTEPDGTPREGVLFITDDEITEPLPRTGDPHQMHDEALFSVYTRAVEALRDGSTRAGHVPGLKPGAVCQPNHVRCVRTPRWKLARTFDPSGEHADQWELYDLQSDPLELENLVVYDAPFPTLIEVLPGGLPRVEVEEAARATHVLLGRYEEEKLSPWPKAL from the coding sequence ATGGCCACGCGTCCCAACATCCTCGTCCTGACGGTAGACCAGCTTCAATTCCCCCGGTTCGCCTATGGCCCTGACGGCGGCTTCCTGCCGGGCATCAAGGACATCCTGGGCTTCGTGGACGAAGGCGGGGAGGACAACCCCTTCCGGAAGTTCTTCCCCGGCTTCGCGGCGCTCCAGAAGAACGCGGCGGTGTTCCGCAACCACACCATCGCGGCCTCGGCCTGCACGCCGAGCCGGTCGGTCATCTACACGGGGCAGTACGGCACGCGCACGGGGGTGACGCAGACGGACGGCCTGTTCAAGAGCGGCGACGCGGCGGCCTTCCCGTGGCTCGCGCCGGACGGGATTCCGACGCTGGGGCACTGGTTCCAGAAGGCCGGCTACCACACGCACTACTTCGGCAAGTGGCACGTGAGCAATCCGCCGGAGCACTCGCTGCGGCGGTATGGGTTTGATGACTGGGAGCTGTCGTACCCGGAGCCTCACGGGGCCTCCGTCAACAACCTGGGGGCCTTCCGCGACGTGGGCTTCGCGGACCTCGCGTGTGACTTCCTGCGCCGGATGGCGTTGGGCCAGCCCTACAACCGGGCGCTGGCGGAGCAGTCCTATGCCGCGCCCCGGGGCGCCGCGCCGGATGGAGAGGCGCAGCCGTGGCTGGCGGTCGCGTCGTTCACGAACCCCCACGACATCGCGACGTACCCCATCCTGCCCAGGCAGTTGGATCCGGATTCCACCAGGCTGGGACCCCTGAAGGTTCCGGCCGAGGGCTCGCGGTCCATCAAGCCCGTGGCGGGCACCTTCACGGTGCCGCTGAATCCGCTCGGGTTCCCGCAGGAGAACGCGCGCGTGCCGACGAACCTGCGCGACACCCTGGCGAACAAGCCGAGCTGCCAGCGGGACTACGCGTACAAGATGGGATTGGCGCTCGCGTCGAAGACGGGGCTGACGCTGCACCAGGCGAAGGAGGGCATCGACCCGGTGGCGGTCACCCTCAACTCGGGCATCCCCTTCCAGCTCACGGCGGACCCGGAAGAGGCGGCGCTGCGCTTCCAGCAGTACTACGCGTGGTTGATCCACCTGGTGGACGGGCACATCGCCCGCGTGCTCCAGACGCTGGATGACAGTGGGCTGCGGGAGAACACCCTGGTGGTGTTCCTCTCCGACCACGGCGAATACGGCGCGGCCCACGGCTACCTGATGGAGAAGTGGCACGCGTCCTACCAGGAGGCGCTGCATGTGCCGCTGGTGGTGCAGTTTCCGCAGGCGCAGGAGACGCGGCAGATTGAAGCGCTCACGAGCCATGTCGACATCGTGCCCACGCTGCTGGGCCTGGCGGGCATCCCGCACGAAGAGGTCGCGGCCATCCGCACGGACCTGCGACTGCACCGGCCGGTGCCCCCGTTCGTCGGCGCGGACCTGAGCCCGCTGGCGCGCGGCGAGTCCCAGACGGTGACGGAGCCCGACGGAACGCCGCGCGAGGGCGTGCTCTTCATCACCGACGATGAAATCACGGAGCCGCTGCCGCGCACCGGGGACCCGCACCAGATGCACGACGAGGCCCTCTTCTCGGTGTACACGCGCGCGGTGGAGGCGCTGCGTGACGGGAGCACGCGGGCGGGCCATGTGCCCGGGTTGAAGCCCGGCGCGGTGTGCCAGCCGAACCACGTCCGCTGCGTACGCACGCCGCGCTGGAAGCTGGCGCGCACGTTCGACCCCTCGGGTGAGCACGCGGACCAGTGGGAGCTCTACGACCTCCAGAGCGACCCGCTGGAATTGGAGAACCTCGTCGTCTACGACGCGCCCTTCCCGACGCTGATTGAAGTGCTGCCCGGAGGGCTGCCCCGCGTGGAGGTGGAGGAGGCGGCGAGGGCGACGCACGTGCTGCTCGGGCGGTACGAGGAGGAGAAGCTGTCGCCCTGGCCGAAGGCGCTCTGA
- a CDS encoding hybrid sensor histidine kinase/response regulator — MNSTEHTPERPQEAAPSARAAILMVDDHPANLLALEAILEPLGQELVKATSGEDALKQLLQRDFAVILMDVQMPGLDGFQTAALIKQRERTRTIPIIFLTALSRDAAHVFKGYAHGAVDYLLKPFDPEILRSKVSVFVDLFLKEQQLQRQATLLRQRDREALERQGALRYRRLTESLPEIMWAARADGSLTYANRAWRDYTGHQEGYELSLATFLQDVHPTDRERMSGVWSDALERVQGSANEFRLRRKDGVYRWHLARAVPEHDEHGALVGWLAIATDIDDKRRAEETLGRFKTTLDATLDCVLMFSPDTLTLAYANAGAAKQLAAGVDELVGLSVLEVESAFDETGFRKLLAPLMSGTLPSQTYSTNHRRRDGSEVPVEVVLQYVVEGEGPGRFISVARDITERQRAETALRLASEAKDAFLAAASHELRTPLAAAKGHAHLALLKLGGQTEAGPGKSLQIINRQIDRMAKLVEDLLDISRLQAGRLSLELEPFDLSQLVLETRDRMAVLSQTHELKVEVPEHLEGTWDRGRLDQVLTNLLSNAIRYSPEGGVVLVRVVAEGDTGVHLSVKDQGVGIPSEKQRLIFERFGRAHGSKYGGLGLGLTISQGIVEQHGGRIWAESVGTAGQGSTFNVWLPRRTETQSATPTDVSRSPS, encoded by the coding sequence ATGAACTCCACAGAGCACACTCCGGAACGTCCCCAGGAAGCCGCGCCGTCCGCGCGCGCGGCCATCCTGATGGTGGATGACCACCCGGCCAACCTGCTGGCCCTGGAGGCCATCCTCGAGCCGTTGGGACAGGAGCTGGTGAAGGCCACCAGCGGCGAGGACGCCCTCAAGCAGCTGCTCCAGCGCGACTTCGCGGTCATCCTGATGGACGTGCAGATGCCGGGCCTGGACGGGTTCCAGACGGCGGCGCTCATCAAGCAGCGCGAGCGCACGCGCACCATCCCCATCATCTTCCTGACCGCGCTCAGCCGTGACGCGGCGCACGTCTTCAAGGGCTACGCGCACGGCGCGGTGGACTACCTGCTCAAGCCCTTCGACCCGGAGATCCTCCGCTCGAAGGTCAGCGTCTTCGTGGACCTGTTCCTCAAGGAGCAGCAGCTTCAGCGGCAGGCGACGCTGCTGCGGCAGCGGGACCGCGAGGCCCTGGAGCGCCAGGGCGCGCTGCGCTACCGGCGCCTCACGGAGTCCCTGCCGGAGATCATGTGGGCGGCGAGGGCAGACGGGTCGCTGACGTACGCGAACCGGGCCTGGCGCGACTACACCGGGCACCAGGAGGGCTATGAGCTGTCGCTCGCCACCTTCCTGCAGGACGTGCACCCGACGGACCGCGAGCGGATGAGCGGCGTGTGGAGCGACGCGCTGGAGCGCGTGCAGGGCAGCGCGAACGAGTTCCGCCTGCGGCGCAAGGACGGCGTCTACCGCTGGCACCTGGCGCGCGCGGTGCCGGAGCACGACGAGCACGGGGCGCTGGTGGGCTGGCTGGCCATCGCGACGGACATCGACGACAAGCGCCGCGCGGAGGAGACGCTGGGGCGCTTCAAGACGACGCTGGACGCGACGCTGGACTGCGTCCTGATGTTCTCCCCGGACACGCTCACGCTGGCGTACGCGAACGCGGGCGCGGCCAAGCAATTGGCCGCCGGCGTGGACGAGCTGGTGGGCCTGTCGGTGCTGGAGGTGGAGAGCGCCTTCGACGAGACGGGCTTCCGCAAGCTGCTGGCGCCGCTGATGTCCGGCACGCTGCCGTCGCAGACCTACTCCACCAACCACCGGCGCCGCGACGGCTCCGAGGTCCCGGTGGAGGTGGTGCTCCAGTACGTGGTGGAGGGCGAGGGCCCGGGCCGCTTCATCTCCGTGGCGCGCGACATCACCGAGCGGCAGCGCGCGGAGACGGCGCTGCGGCTGGCGAGCGAGGCGAAGGACGCGTTCCTGGCCGCCGCGAGCCATGAGCTGCGCACGCCGCTGGCCGCGGCGAAGGGGCACGCGCACCTGGCGCTGCTCAAGCTGGGAGGCCAGACGGAGGCCGGGCCCGGCAAGTCGTTGCAGATCATCAACCGGCAGATCGACCGCATGGCGAAGCTGGTGGAGGACCTGCTGGACATCAGCCGGTTGCAGGCAGGAAGGCTGTCGCTGGAGCTGGAGCCGTTCGACCTGTCGCAGCTGGTGCTGGAGACGCGCGACCGGATGGCGGTGCTGTCGCAGACGCACGAGCTGAAGGTGGAGGTGCCCGAGCACCTGGAGGGCACCTGGGACCGGGGGCGCTTGGATCAGGTGCTGACGAACCTCCTGTCCAACGCCATCCGCTACTCACCCGAGGGCGGGGTGGTGCTGGTGCGCGTGGTGGCGGAGGGTGACACGGGCGTGCACCTGTCCGTGAAGGACCAGGGCGTGGGCATCCCCAGCGAGAAGCAGCGCCTCATCTTCGAGCGCTTCGGCCGCGCGCACGGCAGCAAGTACGGCGGGCTGGGCCTGGGGCTCACCATCAGCCAGGGCATCGTGGAGCAGCACGGAGGCCGCATCTGGGCGGAGTCGGTCGGCACCGCCGGGCAGGGCTCCACCTTCAACGTCTGGCTGCCCCGCCGCACGGAAACGCAGTCCGCGACGCCCACGGATGTGTCGCGCAGCCCGAGCTGA